GTGTCGATCCCGCTGTCGGTGCTCGGCGCCATCATCATGCTGTCCCTGATCGGCGAGACGCTCAACATCATGACGCTCGGCGGCCTTGCGCTCGCGGTCGGCATCCTGGTCGACGACGCCACGGTGACGATCGAGAACATCAACTACCATCTCGAGCAGGGCAAGCCGGTCGAGCAGTCGATCCTCGACGGCGCCAACCAGATCGTGACGCCGGCCTTCGTCTCGCTGCTCTGTATCTGCATCGTGTTCGTGCCGATGTTCTTCCTCACCGGCGTCGCGCGCTTCCTGTTCGTGCCGATGGCCGAAGCGGTCATGTTCGCGATGATCTGGTCGTTCATCCTGTCGCGCACCCTGGTGCCGACGATGGCGAACTATCTGTTGCAGCCGCATGTGCATCATGAGGGCGCGCCGCCGAAGTCGCGCAATCCCTTCGTCTGGTTCCAGCGCGGCTTCGAAGCCCGGTTCGAACGTATCCGCGGCGGCTATCATGGCCTGCTTGCGATGGCGCTCGGCCACCGCAAGGTGTTCGTCGGCGGCTTCCTTGCCGTGGTGGCCGTGTCGTTCCTGCTGGTGCCGTTCCTCGGCCGCAACTTCTTCCCGGCAGTCGACGCCGGCAACATCCTGATGCATGTCCGCACCCAGGTCGGCACCCGCGTCGAGGAGACCGCCAACCAGATGGCGGATGTCCAGAAGGCGATCCGCAAGCTGATCCCGGGCGAGATCGACACCATGACCGACAACATCGGCATGCCGATCTCCAGCATCAACCTGACCTACAACAACACCGGCGTGATCGGGCCGCAGGATGCCGACATCCAGATCAAGCTCAGGGAAGGTCACAAGCCGACCGAACAGCATGTCCGCACGCTGCGTGAGCAGTTGCCGCGGCTGTTCCCGGGCACCAGCTTCTCCTTCCTGCCGGCCGACATCGTCAGCCAGATCCTGAACTTCGGCGCGCCGGCGCCGATCGATCTGCAGATCCGCGGCGCCAATCTCGAGGGCAACTACGCCTATGCCAACAAGCTGCTGGCGAAGATCAAGCGCATTCCCGGCATCGCCGACGCGCGGATCCAGCAGTCGCCGAACAATCCGACCTTCAACATCGATGTCGACCGCACCCGCGCGCAATATGTCGGCCTGACCGAGCGCGACGTCACCAATTCGCTGGTGGTGAATCTCGCCGGCTCCTCGCAGGTCGCGCCGACCTACTACCTCAACCCCGACAACGGCGTGTCCTATTCGATCGTGATGCAGACGCCGCAGTACCAGATCGATTCGCTGAGCGCGCTGCAGACCTTGCCGATCACCGCGGCCGGCAATACCCAGGCGCCGATCCTCGGCGGCATCGCCGACATCAAGCGCGCGACCTCCAGCGCGGTGGTGTCGCAATACGACATCCAGTCGCTGGTGCAGATCTACGCCACGACGCAGGGCCGCGATCTCGGCGGCGTCGCGACCGACGTGCGCCAACTCATCGCCGACACCGCCAAGGAGGTGCCGAAAGGCTCGTCCGTGGTGCTGCTCGGCCAGGTGCAGACGATGAACTCCGCCTTCACCGGCCTCTTGTTCGGCCTGCTCGGCGCGGTCGTCTTGATCTACTTCCTGATCGTCGTGAACTTCCAGTCCTGGTCGGACCCGTTCGTGATCATCACGGCGCTGCCCGCAGCGCTCGCCGGCATCGTCTGGATGCTGTTCACGACGGAGACCACGCTGTCGGTTCCGGCGCTCACGGGCGCCATCATGTGCATGGGCGTTGCGACCGCCAACAGCGTGCTGGTGATCAGCTTCGCCCGCGAGCGCTATGAGGAGCTCGGCGATCCCGTCGCGGCGGCGCTGGAGGCCGGTTTCGTCCGGTTCCGCCCGGTGCTGATGACCGCGCTCGCGATGATCATCGGCATGGCGCCGATGGCGCTTGGGCTGGGCGAGGGCGGCGAGCAGAACGCGCCGCTCGGCCGTGCCGTGATCGGCGGCCTGATCTTCGCCACCTTTGCGACGCTGATGTTTGTTCCCGTGGTATTCAGTATGGTACACAAGAAGCAAGGCGCCAAAGTCGCCGCCTCATCGGAGATTCCGCATGCAGCCCACTGAACAGCGCCCGCCGGTGTCCCGCCGGAGATTGGGCATATTCGGCGTGGTTGCACTGGTCGGCGCCGGACTGATCGTCGGCACCGGGATCCGCGCGCGCGAGGAGCAGGACACCAGGCTGAAGGAATGGACTGACGACCAGGCCATTCCGACCGTCGCGGTGGCGCTGCCCAACGCCAAGGCGCTGAGCCCCACGATCGACCTGCCGGGCCGCCTCGAGGCCTATTCCCGCGCGCCGATCTATGCCCGGGTGTCGGGTTATCTGAAGACCTGGGACGCCGACATCGGCGCCCGCGTCAAGGCCGGCCAGGTGATCGCCGAGATCGAGGCGCCCGACCTCGATCAGCAATTGCTGCAGGCGCGCGCCGATCTCGCCAGCGCCCAGGCCTCGGCCAAGCTGTCCGAGGCGACGCTCGCCCGGCGCAAGACGCTGGTGGCCTCGAACTTCGTCTCGGCCCAGGAGATCGACGAGCGCACCGCCGACCTCTCCAACAAGAACGGCGCGGTCAGGGCGGGCCAGGCCAATGTCGAGCGGCTGGAAGCGCTTGCCGGCTACAAGAAGATCACGGCGCCGTTCGACGGCGTGGTGACCTCGCGCGACACCGATGTCGGTGCGCTGATCAATGCCGGCGGCAACTCCGGTCCGGCGATGTTCACGGTCTCCGACATCACCAAGCTGCGCGTCTATGTCAACGTGCCGCAGAACTACGTTCCGGCGATCAAGATCGGCGCCAAGGCCACGCTGAACCTGCCGGATTACCCGAACCGCAGCTTCCAGGCGACGGTGGAAGCCTCCTCGCAGGCGGTCGATGTCGCCTCTGGCACGACGCGGATGCAGCTCGGGCTCGACAATTCCTCCGGCGAGCTGATGCCGGGAAGCTATGCCAGCGTGAAGCTGAACCTGCAGCGTGATTCCACGCCGCTCAGCATTCCCGCCAGTGCGCTGATCTTCAACAGCAGCGGCCTGCGGGTCGCGACCGTCAGCCCTGACGACAAGGTGCTGTTCAAGACCGTGAAGATCGGCCGCGACCTCGGCAAGGAGATCGAGATCGCCTCGGGCCTCGCGCCCGACGACCGCATCATCACCGCCCCGCCGGACGGTCTTGCCGACGGCGATCATGTCCGCGTCACCGGCGCCGGCGCCAAGGGCAAGCCGACCACGGCCTCGGAAAAGCAGGACGTGAAGGGGTAGGGCGTCCTTTCTTACCTCGCCCCGCTTGCGGGGAGAGGTCGGATCGCATCGGTAGATGCGATCCGGGTGAGGGGGTACAGGTCTCTCGGCGTGCAGAACTCGCGGAAGCGGCCCCTCACCCCAACCCTCTCCCCGCAAGAGCGGGGCGAGGGAGCTTGGAGACCTATCCCACCCGCCATTCAAGCATGCCGTCACCGGCGGTGACGATGCTGCCGATACTGCCGACCGGCGTGCGGTTCATATTCTGCAGATGCGCCAGCGTCGCGGTGTCGCTCGCTGGGATGCGGCCGAGGGTGCGGCGGCCGTCTTCGGTGCGCAGCATGGTGACGCCATGCTCGACCTCGCCATTGGCGCGGTAGATCACGGTGAAGGCCTCGACCTTGCCCTTGCCGCCTGCCTCATCGGTGAACTCAGGTACGTTGCGGCGATGGCTGTCGGCCTCCGCCTGCACGGAGGTGTCCTGTTTCAGCGCGGCCGTCGGCGCCGCGCGCGACAGCACGAGGCCATGGTGCTTGGTGACGAAGCCGCCCTGGCCGTAGAGCAGGCCGAGCGTGCCGCCGTTGCGCAGCTTGCGCACCATCGCGCAGGCCGAATGCGTCATGTAGGTGTTGAGCGGCGCGCCGAAGAACGTAAGCCCGCCGGTCACGGTGGGCTGCACATCGGCACCTAAGCCCAGCGTCCGGCGCGCCATCTTCGGCACGCACGGGAAGCAGCTATAGAGCTCGATCGCATCGAACTTTTTGCCATCGCCGCCGACGAGGTCCATCACCGCCTTCAGCACCGCGGTCTGCGCGTGGCTCTCGACGAACTGGTCGCGGGTCAGGTAGTCGCGCGGCTCCTCCGCCGAGGCGCCGCCGAGCGGATAGATCAGCTTGTGCTCGGGCACGCCGGCGGCGCGCGCCTTGGCAAGGCTGGTCAGGATCAGCGCGCCGCCCATGTTCACGGTCGGGTTCGCCACCATCAGCTTGGTATACGGCCAGGCGATCATCCGGTTGTCGGGCGTCGCGGTCGTGATCTCGTCGCCGGTGAAGCGCTTTTTCAGCCAGGAGTTCGGATTGTCGGCGGCGACCCGCGCATAGGTCGACCACAGCTCGCCGGATTCCTTCAGCGCCTCGCGCGGCGTCTGGCCCCAATGCGCAGAGGTCGCGCTCTCATAGAGCGGATAGACCGTGATCGGCCTGAACACACCGAGCGTCACCGCCATCGGTTTCTGGAATGCGGCGCCGCGCTTCGGCTCCTCGACGTCATGCGCGAACGGCGTCCACGGCAATTCGACGCCCGCGCGCTGCGCCTTGGTCGCGGTCGATTGCGCCTCGGCGCCGCAAACTGCCGCCACGCTGCATTCGCCGCGGGCGATGCGCTGCGCGGCCTCGTGCAGATAGCGGATCGGGCTCTCGCCGCCGACCGGGCCATAATAGAGATGCGCCGGCGCAATGCCGAGCCGCTGTGCCAGCTGCTTCTCCGGATCGCGGTAGCGCCAGCTCAGGAAGTTGACGACGTCGAGCGACTGCAGGTCGGCGAGCAGTTTTGCGCCGCTGTCGGCCTCGGCGCGCTTCAGCGCTTCCTCGAGCAAGGTGAGGGGCTCGAGGCCGGCCGCGATATCCTTCGGACGGTCGACGATCTCGCCGACGCCGACGATGACGGGAATGCGGTCTTCGGGGATGCTGTTCGACATTCTTGTTGCTTCACTCTGCGATATTGGAATCGATGTTTGTTTGAGGCGTCATTGCGAGGAGCGAAGCGACGAAGCAATCCATCTATCCGCATACGCGGTGCAATGGATTGCTTCGCTTCGCTCGCAATGACGGGGAGGGGGTATCACTCCGCCACCAGCGCGTTCATGTGCTCGACGGCTTCGACGAAATCTTCCTTGAACTCCTGCACCACGGCACCGGCGGACTTCACGCTGTCGACCAGGCCGACGCCCTGGCCGACGAAGTAGCTGACGAGATCGCGGGCCTTCTCGTTGCCGGCCGCGGCGGCGCGGTCGATCGCGTTGAAAGCGTCGCGGCTGATGATGCTTTGCAGCGGCATCGGCAGCGCGCCGGGGCTGTCCGGCGAGCGGTCCCAGGCGTCGGTCCAGACCGAACGGAGTTGCCGCGCGGGCTTGCCGGTCCGGCCCTTGGAGCGGATCGCGTCGCGCGAGGAGGCCGCGATCATCTTCTCGCGGAAGATTTCAGAGGTCTCCGACTCAACCGTGGCAAGCCACACCGAGCCCGTCCAGGCGCCGGCTGCGCCCATTGCCATGCAGGCCGCCATCTGGCTGCCGGTCATGATGCCGCCGGCGGCGAGCACCGGCACGTCGCGGATCTTTCTGACCGCCTTGATCACCTCGGGCACCAGCACCATGGTCGAGACCTCGCCGCAATGGCCGCCGGCCTCGGTGCCCTGGGCGACCAGGATGTCGACGCCGGCCGCGACCTGGCGCAGCGCGTGTTCCTTGGAGCCGACCAGGGCTGCGACCGGCACGTTGTGCTGGCGGCCCATCTCGATCATCGCCCGCGGTGGCACGCCAAGCGCGTTGGCGATCAGCCTGATCGGATGGCGGAACGAGACCTCGAGCAATTGCAGCGCAGTCTTGGCATCGAACGGCTGCGGCTGGTTGTCGGCGACGCTCTGCGCCGTGAGCTCGATGTTGTATTTCTTCAGCAGATTGCGGGTGAAGTCGCGATGCTCCTGGGAAACGCGCTTCTCGAGGCTCTTCCAGGTGACGTTCTTCTCGCCGGCCGTCGAGATATTCTCGGGGATCAGCACGTCGATGCCATAGGGCTTGCCGTCGACATGATCGTCGATCCATTTCAATTCCTGCTCCAGCGTTTCCGGCAGATACCGGGTCGCGCCGAACACGCCGAAGCCGCCGGCGCGGCTGACCGCCGCCACCACGTCACGGCAATGGCTGAAAGCGAGCAGGGGAAATTCGATCCCCAGCATGTCGCAGATCGGTGATTTCATGGGTTGGTTTTCTCCCGATGGCCGCTTTTTGTGCTTGTTGGCATCAGCCCCTGCAACGCTAGCGCATCACGGTCAACGAAGCCAAGCGGGTTTCGGCTGCGGCGACTTGCGTGCAGGCGTCGCTTGGCTGCATCGCTCGCAGCGCATTCCGCTGGATAGAAAATGCGATCTGCCGGGGTGGGCAAAGCGAAGTTTGCCCACCATCTAGTGCGGATATGTGGATGGGCACGGCGGTTGCCGCGCCATGGAAAATTGGAAACCGGGAGCCACCGACGTGACCGACACCTCTGCCTACGAGCCGCCGAAAGTCTGGACCTGGAACAAGGAGAGCGGCGGGCGCTTCGCCAGCATCAACCGGCCGATCGCGGGTCCTACCCACGACAAGGAGCTGCCGGTCGGCCGGCATCCGCTGCAACTCTATTCGCTGGCGACGCCGAACGGCGTCAAGGTCACCGTGATGCTGGAAGAGCTGCTCGCGGCGGGTCACACAGGCGCGGAGTACGACGCCTGGCTGATCAAGATCGACGGCAACCAGTTCGGCAGCGGCTTCGTCGCGGTCAATCCGAACTCCAAGATTCCGGCGCTGATGGATCGCAGTGGGCCCGAGCCGATCCGGGTGTTCGAGTCGGGCTCGATCCTGGTCTACCTTGCGGAGAAGTTCGGCGCCTTCCTGCCGACCGACGTCAAGACCCGCGCCGAAACCTTCTCCTGGCTGTTCTGGCAGATGGGCTCGGCGCCCTATCTCGGCGGCGGCTTCGGGCATTTCTATGCCTATGCGCCGACCAAGATCGAATACGCCATCGACCGCTTTGCGATGGAGGTGAAGCGCCAGCTCGACGTGCTGGACCGCAGGCTTGCCGACAACGAATATCTCGCAGGCGACGTCTACACCATCGCCGACATGGCGGTGTGGCCCTGGTATGGCGGGCTCGCCAAGGGCCTGCTTTACGGCGGCGGCGAATTCCTCTCGGTGCAGGACTACAAGAACGTGCAGCGCTGGACCGACGCGATCGCGGCACGGCCCGCGGTGAAGCGCGGCCGCATGGTCAACCGCACCTGGGGCGAGCCGTCGAGCCAGCTCCACGAGCGCCATGACGCCAGCGATTTCGAGACCAGGACGCAGGACAAGATCAGCGAGCAGGCGGCGTCGTAGTCTGCGCGATCGATTTGACCCGTCATCCTGAGAGATTCTGAAGCTTTCACCGTCGTCATTGCGAGGAGCGAAGCGACGAAGCAATCCATTCTTCCGCGTATGCGGCGCGGTGGATTGCTTCGCGAAGCCTGTCATCCGGCGGCGCTTCGCGCCGACCGGGTGGCTCGCAATGACGATGATCCGTTATGAGGAACGCGTTCCGCGCTCCTCACCATGCATCACCCCAGCAAATCATCATACTCCGGGTTCTTCTTCATGAAGCCCTGGATGAACTCGCATTTCACGACGAGCTTGATCTTCTGCGCGCGTACGGCATCGAGCGTGGCGCGGGCGAGCTTGGAGCCGATGCCGCGGCCGCCGAGCTCCGGCGGCACTTCGGTGTGGACGAGCGTGATCGTATCCGGCGTCTTGCGGTAGACCACGAAGGCGGTGTGGCCGTCGACTGCGAGCTCGAACCGGCTCTGCGCAGCGTTGTCGCGGAATGCTTCAGTCATCGCGGTCTCTCCTATTTCGTCTTTGCGCCCTCGGCCGCGGGAAACACCATGCGGTCGTCGGTGCGGCAGTAGCGGTCGGCGAACATGCGGCCGATCGGGTGATAGCGCTCCATGTGCACGCGCATGGCATCACGATCCCACAATTCGTCGCGGATGTGGAAGTGGATGCCTTCGCCCATGATCAGCTCGCGGTCGCCGTTGACGTCGATCAGCTTCCAGGTCCTGCACTCCATCGCAAACGGCGCGTCCGCGAGCCTGGGCACCGCGATCTTGCTGGACGGCGCGAGCTTGAGGCCGAGGTAGTCTGGCTCGCCGATCTCGGGCGGGAAGTCGCCCGAGCTCTCGTGCATCGCGCGCGCCAGCGGTTCATCGGTCAGGTTGACCACGAATTCACCCAGGCGCTGGATGTTGACCATCGTGTCCTTCTCACGGCCATCCGGCCGGCGATTGACCGCGAACATGCAGAGCGGCGGGTCTTCGCAGAACACGTTGAAGAACGAGAACGGCGCCGCATTGACCACGCCGTCCGGCCCGAGGCTCGTGACCCAGGCTATCGGCCGCGGCAGCACGAAGGAGGTCAGCACCTTGTAGCGTTCGCGTTGGGTGAGGTCGCTTGCGGAATATTCCATGGGAGCTCTCGCTTGCTTGCCTCGCCCCGCTTGCGGGGAGAGGTCGGAATTCAAGCGTAGCTTGAATTCCGGGTGAGGGGGACTCTCCGCGAGTCCCGTCTCTCACTGTCCGCGCGGAGACTCCCCCTCATCCCGACCTTCTCCCCGCGCGCGGGGAGAAGGGGGAGAGGAACTACGTCATGCTCAGCTCGTGGCGGCCGACCACCATCCAGTGTACTTCGTCCGGACCGTCGGCGAAGCGGAGGTGGCGGACGTCCTGGTACATCTCGCCGAGCGGCGACCACTGCGAGATGCCGGTGGCGCCGTGCATCTGAATCGCCTGGTCGATCACCTTGCAGGCGCGCTCG
The window above is part of the Bradyrhizobium sp. PSBB068 genome. Proteins encoded here:
- a CDS encoding N-acetyltransferase, whose amino-acid sequence is MTEAFRDNAAQSRFELAVDGHTAFVVYRKTPDTITLVHTEVPPELGGRGIGSKLARATLDAVRAQKIKLVVKCEFIQGFMKKNPEYDDLLG
- a CDS encoding acetyl-CoA acetyltransferase, which encodes MSNSIPEDRIPVIVGVGEIVDRPKDIAAGLEPLTLLEEALKRAEADSGAKLLADLQSLDVVNFLSWRYRDPEKQLAQRLGIAPAHLYYGPVGGESPIRYLHEAAQRIARGECSVAAVCGAEAQSTATKAQRAGVELPWTPFAHDVEEPKRGAAFQKPMAVTLGVFRPITVYPLYESATSAHWGQTPREALKESGELWSTYARVAADNPNSWLKKRFTGDEITTATPDNRMIAWPYTKLMVANPTVNMGGALILTSLAKARAAGVPEHKLIYPLGGASAEEPRDYLTRDQFVESHAQTAVLKAVMDLVGGDGKKFDAIELYSCFPCVPKMARRTLGLGADVQPTVTGGLTFFGAPLNTYMTHSACAMVRKLRNGGTLGLLYGQGGFVTKHHGLVLSRAAPTAALKQDTSVQAEADSHRRNVPEFTDEAGGKGKVEAFTVIYRANGEVEHGVTMLRTEDGRRTLGRIPASDTATLAHLQNMNRTPVGSIGSIVTAGDGMLEWRVG
- the yghU gene encoding glutathione-dependent disulfide-bond oxidoreductase; this encodes MTDTSAYEPPKVWTWNKESGGRFASINRPIAGPTHDKELPVGRHPLQLYSLATPNGVKVTVMLEELLAAGHTGAEYDAWLIKIDGNQFGSGFVAVNPNSKIPALMDRSGPEPIRVFESGSILVYLAEKFGAFLPTDVKTRAETFSWLFWQMGSAPYLGGGFGHFYAYAPTKIEYAIDRFAMEVKRQLDVLDRRLADNEYLAGDVYTIADMAVWPWYGGLAKGLLYGGGEFLSVQDYKNVQRWTDAIAARPAVKRGRMVNRTWGEPSSQLHERHDASDFETRTQDKISEQAAS
- a CDS encoding nitronate monooxygenase, producing MKSPICDMLGIEFPLLAFSHCRDVVAAVSRAGGFGVFGATRYLPETLEQELKWIDDHVDGKPYGIDVLIPENISTAGEKNVTWKSLEKRVSQEHRDFTRNLLKKYNIELTAQSVADNQPQPFDAKTALQLLEVSFRHPIRLIANALGVPPRAMIEMGRQHNVPVAALVGSKEHALRQVAAGVDILVAQGTEAGGHCGEVSTMVLVPEVIKAVRKIRDVPVLAAGGIMTGSQMAACMAMGAAGAWTGSVWLATVESETSEIFREKMIAASSRDAIRSKGRTGKPARQLRSVWTDAWDRSPDSPGALPMPLQSIISRDAFNAIDRAAAAGNEKARDLVSYFVGQGVGLVDSVKSAGAVVQEFKEDFVEAVEHMNALVAE
- a CDS encoding flavin reductase family protein, producing the protein MEYSASDLTQRERYKVLTSFVLPRPIAWVTSLGPDGVVNAAPFSFFNVFCEDPPLCMFAVNRRPDGREKDTMVNIQRLGEFVVNLTDEPLARAMHESSGDFPPEIGEPDYLGLKLAPSSKIAVPRLADAPFAMECRTWKLIDVNGDRELIMGEGIHFHIRDELWDRDAMRVHMERYHPIGRMFADRYCRTDDRMVFPAAEGAKTK
- a CDS encoding efflux RND transporter periplasmic adaptor subunit, translated to MQPTEQRPPVSRRRLGIFGVVALVGAGLIVGTGIRAREEQDTRLKEWTDDQAIPTVAVALPNAKALSPTIDLPGRLEAYSRAPIYARVSGYLKTWDADIGARVKAGQVIAEIEAPDLDQQLLQARADLASAQASAKLSEATLARRKTLVASNFVSAQEIDERTADLSNKNGAVRAGQANVERLEALAGYKKITAPFDGVVTSRDTDVGALINAGGNSGPAMFTVSDITKLRVYVNVPQNYVPAIKIGAKATLNLPDYPNRSFQATVEASSQAVDVASGTTRMQLGLDNSSGELMPGSYASVKLNLQRDSTPLSIPASALIFNSSGLRVATVSPDDKVLFKTVKIGRDLGKEIEIASGLAPDDRIITAPPDGLADGDHVRVTGAGAKGKPTTASEKQDVKG
- a CDS encoding efflux RND transporter permease subunit → MIALVRIALSRPYTFVVLAILLLIIGPLAALRTPTDIFPEIRIPVIGVAWQYTGLPPDQMSGRITTPFERTLTTTVNDIEHIVANSYNGIGIVKIFFQPNVDIRTANAQVTAIAQTLLKQLPPGATPPLILNYSASTVPIIQVALSGDGLTEQNLADIGINQLRTPLVTVPGAAIPYPYGGKQRQIQIDLNSTALQARGLSGQDVANALAAQNLITPVGTQKIGSFEYTINLNNSPLKIEELGDLPIKTVNGAMVYVRDVATVRDGNPPQTNIVHVDGNRSVLMMVLKAGAVSTLDIIAGIKQKVIDVKDQLPDALKIGFVGDQSVFVRGAITGVAFEGVIAALLTSVMILLFLGSWRSTVIIAVSIPLSVLGAIIMLSLIGETLNIMTLGGLALAVGILVDDATVTIENINYHLEQGKPVEQSILDGANQIVTPAFVSLLCICIVFVPMFFLTGVARFLFVPMAEAVMFAMIWSFILSRTLVPTMANYLLQPHVHHEGAPPKSRNPFVWFQRGFEARFERIRGGYHGLLAMALGHRKVFVGGFLAVVAVSFLLVPFLGRNFFPAVDAGNILMHVRTQVGTRVEETANQMADVQKAIRKLIPGEIDTMTDNIGMPISSINLTYNNTGVIGPQDADIQIKLREGHKPTEQHVRTLREQLPRLFPGTSFSFLPADIVSQILNFGAPAPIDLQIRGANLEGNYAYANKLLAKIKRIPGIADARIQQSPNNPTFNIDVDRTRAQYVGLTERDVTNSLVVNLAGSSQVAPTYYLNPDNGVSYSIVMQTPQYQIDSLSALQTLPITAAGNTQAPILGGIADIKRATSSAVVSQYDIQSLVQIYATTQGRDLGGVATDVRQLIADTAKEVPKGSSVVLLGQVQTMNSAFTGLLFGLLGAVVLIYFLIVVNFQSWSDPFVIITALPAALAGIVWMLFTTETTLSVPALTGAIMCMGVATANSVLVISFARERYEELGDPVAAALEAGFVRFRPVLMTALAMIIGMAPMALGLGEGGEQNAPLGRAVIGGLIFATFATLMFVPVVFSMVHKKQGAKVAASSEIPHAAH